The genomic DNA TCCGATTGAGTTTTTCGAGATCGAAAAGCACAAAAAATGGATCCTCACCCGCAAAGGAGAACGAGAGAAGCTTCTGTTCGATAACTCGGATAATAAGCTGGAATTTCTGATCAAGGACAAAAAAGACTATAAGAATGAGATTTTTATCTCATATCTGGCAGCGAACCAGAAATCCTTCGAGGAATATATCACCCATGAAGGATTTAAATTCGGTTATGTCCTTTCGGGAGCGGTCGAAGTGGAACTGGGTAATGAGAAAGTAAGAGTCAGTGAGGGAGACACTATTTTCTTCGAGGCCATTATCCCCCACCTGTGGAAAAGCGCCGACAACCGGGAATCCAGCACGCTGTGGGTAGTCACCCGTGAATAGTCGGTAAGATCCGATAAGGCTCTTATTTTTACCTCGTTAGGGGGGAGAAAAACGGCTGCTGAAGCTATGGAAAACATTCGGAAAAAACCACGGAGAGGGGACAGGAAGCTCACGAGGCTAGCGTCCTCCCCCTTCTCCGTGGTGAGAAGTTCCCCTTCCGGCAGGTGAAGGAAGTTTCAATTGTTCAGCTTGATAGCTTCTTCAATGAGCATAACCGGAATGCCATCACGAATAGGGTATTTCAGTTTGCAGTGATTACAGATAAACCCGTCCTCTTCGGGAGTTAATTCAATATCTCCCTTACATTTCGGGCAAACCAGAATTTCCAGCAATTCTTTATCGATAGACATTTTCTTTCCCCTTTTTGGTGTAAAAATCTTTCAGCCAGGCAAATTCTCTCGAAAGCCCCTCTCGAACCGAGACTGTAGGCTGAAAATGCAAAATCCTGGCCGCTTTGGTGATATCAGCATAGGTATGATTGGCGTCCCCTTTCTGGGCTGGTTTTGCGGCAATGGCCAGCTTCTTTCCGCAGGTTTCCTCAACAATGGGAATTACCCGGGCCAGACTGATCCGGTTGCCGCCGCCGATGTTAAAGACCTCTCCCGCAGCCGGGCTTTCCACAGCCAGAATGTGGGCCTTGACGATATCGGTGATAAAGGTAAAATCCCTGGTCTGCTCTCCCGATCCATACATTTCG from bacterium includes the following:
- a CDS encoding Trm112 family protein → MSIDKELLEILVCPKCKGDIELTPEEDGFICNHCKLKYPIRDGIPVMLIEEAIKLNN